The Nitrospira sp. genome includes the window GGGAGATGTCGATCCGTCGGGCATCGAATGGATCGATTGTCAGGATGCCGAATCCAGCGTGATCAGCCTGATGAGAAAAGGGCGAGCCACGGACGAGATCATTCTCGTGGTCTGCAACTTTACCCCGATTCCCCGTGCCAATTATCGAATCGGAGCGCCGCGGGGGGGATACTGGAAAGAACTGCTGAACAGCGATGCCGCCATCTATGGCGGACACGACTGGGGAAACGGCGGAGGCGTGGACGCCACGCCCATCCCACTGCATGGACGCACGCATTCCCTGACCTGCACGTTGCCGGCTCTGTCCGTCATCTTCTTCAAACAATCCACATCACGATCGTAATCTCGCCGACGCCATTGGCCGTCGATCTTCACCGCGTACACCGGCGGTCCACTGGCCGGAGACCGTTATATTTCACAACCCACCGTTGCCATTCACGGCGCGTCTACACATTGCACCCTGTTGCCTTCCGTTTTTGCAGGAAATCTCAACGTTATGACAAGCCATCCCTCTCGCCATCCGAGGCATGGGTGTTGCTGACTAGGGAGACATGACGCGCAGACAGCATCCCATCATGCACATCACTCCGACCGACCGGTCGGGTCAATAATTGGAGGACATCATGAAACGAACCATCGTCCTGTATGCAACCACTTTCGTGCTCGGAGCCTGCTCCCTGCTCGGCTTCACCCCGACATCGGCATGGTCTATTGGAGCGGAGCCCGTCCTATGGAACAACCAGCAGAAGTCCTCCGCTTGGGCCGAAGAGTTGCTGGGACAGGTCGTGACGTATCAAACCATGGCCGAAAAAAATCTGATCCCGGGAAGTTTTCAATCCTATGTGGAGCAGACCAGCAAGATTCGAGAATTGCACCGGTCGGGCAATCGCAGGGCAACCTATGACGGTGTCAATGCCCTGATGGTGATGTTGGAAGCGCGCGTGGGCGGAATCGACGAACACAGCGCTGATGCCTTGTGGGACTTTTGCTATCGGGTGACACCGGATGAATTTCACGCACGCGATCGGCACCTTCGCGCGAAAGGCGCCGAGACTGTGAAGGAGCATGAAGAATTCATGCGCAACATGGAAGAACGAGCAGGCATGGGTTTCTGAGATTCGTTCGCTGCGTCGAACCGCGAATCTGTAGGCGGGCCGGAATCCGCGTGAGCGGATGGCCGGCTCGCACATCTACTCCACGGAGAGCTGGATGAAGATTCTATGTTCCAAGACCACCGATGCGCCGTCTTTTCGTCATGCGGAGCCTGCTGGTGCTCTGCCTTGCCCTGGTCCACCTGTCCTGGGGTCTGTTCGACGCTCCTTCCGCCCGCGCAGAGGCAGGCCAGATCGGATATGGGCCACCTTCACCGATGAATGCCTGGTCGTCGTCCGGCGGGAACGAACTCCACCACACTGCGCCATTGCCGGCCCGGCCAACGTTCGAGCTTCAGCGCTTCTGGATGCGCGCAGATCTGCGAGTCAGACCGGAATGGCGAAATGGGGTCTGCTTCGGAGGTGGACCTCCGGTCGCCGGCGCCTGCAACAGTTTGAACGCGGAAGGATCTGGCACATCCGCCTTCAAGGAGGACAAAGCGAACGACTTCTTCATCCAGCAATGGGCCCGAGTAGGCCTCGGCTACGATCCCTCCCAGGACATCAACTTTTACGTTGAACTCCAGGATTCGGCCACCTGGGGAAGCAGCGGTAACCCAACGAATGGGACCCAGGGCGGAGACGCCTCGAACCATCAATGCTCCGTACTGCGTTCCGGGCAATGCCGGCTGGGACTTCGTGCGGCCTATGGCCTGCTTCGCAACCTCGGCGGCATTGACGGGTTGAGTCTCAAAGTGGGACGCCAGTATCTGGTCTTCGGCAACCAGCGGCTGTTCGGACATTTTGATTGGGCCAATACCGGCTACTCGCACGACGGCATTATGCTGAGTTATGCCACGCCGGCTTTTGATACGAAACTCGGTTGGTTCCGACATTCGGAGACGGACCTGGGTCAGGCTGCCCCCGGCGGAAGCCTGACGCCCAATCTCCTCGCGTGCAATCCAGCCATTCCCTCCTCACCCCCCTGCAATCCCGCGCTGGCACAACAGGCAGCGGACGCGGGCAGCGATGTGGACATGCTGGTGTTCTACAACCAGATTCGCAGCCTCCCTCGCATGGTGGTGGAACCCTACTACGTCCTCTATTCCAATCGACTCCCCGAGCGAGCCAATCCGGGACAATATCTCGCCAAATCTTCGTCGCAACTCCGGCACATGATCGGCCTCCGCGTCGAAGTCCGTCATGGCAACTGGGATCTCACCCATGAAAGCGCCTACCAGTTCGGACAAGCCGCCGACGGTTTTGGTGGGGACAACCGGCGAACCCTCCATATCAACGCATGGGCGTCCGGCAGTTCATTCGGCCATACCTGGTATCAACAGTCCTGGAGACCTCGCGTGGCGATCGGCTTCGATTTCGCCTCCGGCGACGGCGACAGCAACTGCGTTGCGCCGGGCAATACTCTCACGCGAAGCTGCGGCGGCAATGCCAATACCTTCGAGAATTTTTTCCCGACGAACTTTCTTCATGTCGGCTACATGTTGAACGGTGCCTGGCGCAACACGGTCCAACCACACGTGAACCTGCAAGCACGGCCGACCGCGCGGGACCATCTTGAAATCTGGGCATTGCGCAAGTACTTGGCAAGCGCGCGGGATAATTGGTACCGTGGAGCACAGGGGCCGTTGATCTTCTCGCGCTCCGACAACACCACCACTCACATCGGCGACGAACTCGATGTCGCCTGGAGTCATATGTTCGCCGACGGAAAAGTTTCACTGGCGGTCATCTACGGCCATTTCTTTTCCGGGCCCTACATCCGGGAGCACCTGGGCACGGCTGACGATCAGGACTGGGGCATCGTGCAATTCTGGACAAATTTTTAACCAACCATGCAACGCGCCACGCTTAATTTTGAAACGCTGTTGGAAGTCACGAATGCCCTGAACTCACAACGGGACATCGAAAGCCTGTGGCGCGTGATCGCCGATCAAATTCAAAAGGTCATCCCCTGGGACCGGGCTGGCATTACGCTGTATGAAGCCAGTACCGACTCATTTCGATTCTACGCCGTCATTACCAACATGGCTGCACCGGCGCTCGCGCACGATAGCGCCATTCCACGGGAAGGCAGCGCCGTCGGATGGGTCTATGACCATCGCCGCCCGCACATCCGAGAAGATCTGCAACGGGAGCAGGTGTTTTTGGAGGATGGTTACTACGTGCGTGAAGGTTTGGGACGGATGATTAACCTCCCGCTGCTGGTGCGGGATCATTGCCTAGGCACCCTCAATATCGGCAGCGTACAACCAGGGACACCCGATCCGGACGACTGCAAATTTCTCCAACAAGTCGCGACGCAGATTGCCTATGCCATCGATCACGTATTGGCCTATCAGCAAATCAAACAACTCAGCGAACAACTGCGCCGGGAAAATGAGTACCTCGCCGCGGAAGTCAAGGCCAGCCGGGACCTTCACCTCGTCGTCGGCACGTCTCTGTCGTTTACGAAGGTGGTGGACCTGGTCAAAGCCGTGGCGCCCTTGGATACGACCGTCCTCCTCCTCGGAGAAACGGGCACGGGAAAGGAGGTCCTGGCTCAAGCCCTGCACGACCTCAGCGCTCGCTGCGACAAGCCGTTTATTCGAGTGAACTGCGCCGCGCTCCCGTCTGGCCTGATCGAGAGTGAACTGTTCGGCCATGAGCGCGGCGCGTTTACCGGAGCGCAGGGACGAAGACCAGGGCGCTTTGAATTGGCCCACACCGGCACGTTGTTCCTGGACGAGATCGGCGAAATGCCGATGGAGACGCAAGCCAAACTGCTGCACGTGCTTCAAGATGGCCTGGTGGACCGAGTCGGGGGTACCCGACCCATCGCCGTCGATGTGCGCGTCATCGCCGCCACGAATGCCGACTTGTCCGCGGCCATTCGGCAGGGTATGTTCCGGGCAGATCTGTACTACCGTCTTCATATTTTCCCGATTGCGGTCCCTCCGCTTCGGGAACGCCAGGAAGACATCCCTCTACTGGCGCAGCATTTTCTCGCGCAAATCGGGGCAAAATTGAAGCGCCCGCGGCTGACCTTCGACGCGCAATCGATGGCGCGGCTCCTGGCCTACCCTTGGCCGGGCAACGTCCGCGAACTGCAAAACGTGATCGAACGGGCCATCATCCTTTCCCACTCATCCCG containing:
- a CDS encoding alginate export family protein, which translates into the protein MRRLFVMRSLLVLCLALVHLSWGLFDAPSARAEAGQIGYGPPSPMNAWSSSGGNELHHTAPLPARPTFELQRFWMRADLRVRPEWRNGVCFGGGPPVAGACNSLNAEGSGTSAFKEDKANDFFIQQWARVGLGYDPSQDINFYVELQDSATWGSSGNPTNGTQGGDASNHQCSVLRSGQCRLGLRAAYGLLRNLGGIDGLSLKVGRQYLVFGNQRLFGHFDWANTGYSHDGIMLSYATPAFDTKLGWFRHSETDLGQAAPGGSLTPNLLACNPAIPSSPPCNPALAQQAADAGSDVDMLVFYNQIRSLPRMVVEPYYVLYSNRLPERANPGQYLAKSSSQLRHMIGLRVEVRHGNWDLTHESAYQFGQAADGFGGDNRRTLHINAWASGSSFGHTWYQQSWRPRVAIGFDFASGDGDSNCVAPGNTLTRSCGGNANTFENFFPTNFLHVGYMLNGAWRNTVQPHVNLQARPTARDHLEIWALRKYLASARDNWYRGAQGPLIFSRSDNTTTHIGDELDVAWSHMFADGKVSLAVIYGHFFSGPYIREHLGTADDQDWGIVQFWTNF
- a CDS encoding sigma 54-interacting transcriptional regulator, which codes for MQRATLNFETLLEVTNALNSQRDIESLWRVIADQIQKVIPWDRAGITLYEASTDSFRFYAVITNMAAPALAHDSAIPREGSAVGWVYDHRRPHIREDLQREQVFLEDGYYVREGLGRMINLPLLVRDHCLGTLNIGSVQPGTPDPDDCKFLQQVATQIAYAIDHVLAYQQIKQLSEQLRRENEYLAAEVKASRDLHLVVGTSLSFTKVVDLVKAVAPLDTTVLLLGETGTGKEVLAQALHDLSARCDKPFIRVNCAALPSGLIESELFGHERGAFTGAQGRRPGRFELAHTGTLFLDEIGEMPMETQAKLLHVLQDGLVDRVGGTRPIAVDVRVIAATNADLSAAIRQGMFRADLYYRLHIFPIAVPPLRERQEDIPLLAQHFLAQIGAKLKRPRLTFDAQSMARLLAYPWPGNVRELQNVIERAIILSHSSRVTVEDMLLPVVRTTPVQQAASPVNLGDLERHHITEVLQRTKWRIYGDQGAAHLLGLNPETLRSRLRKLGIRRPALSLPAPPVLPER